AAACATAGGATGTTGTCTGATAGATCGGTACGGCTCTTGCTCCTGTAGTCGGGTCCGGGGACTGTCCTCCGTGAAGTACGACGGTTTCCTGGTTATACGTTTCAAAAGACTGGCTCATTATAAATTCCTCCTTGGATTTTCATTTCAGTTTTTGTCAGCAGTTTTGCTTTACAGGTGATAGTGAAAAGCCCCTTCCTCAAATAAGAGAAAGGGGCTTTATGTAAGCACGGCCTCTCTCTTATCTTCCAGAGCGTCCTAGCTCTGCTGGAATTGGCACCTTTCGTACACGTTCGTACATGGTTGCCGGGCTTCATCGGGCCATTCCCTCCGCCACTCTCGATAAGAGTTAAAATCGTTATTCAGTTTGTTCTTTTGCGCTGTTTTCGTATAGATTGCTAATATGGGTATTTTTTATAAACGCAGTTACTATAGATGAAGCCTGCGTACCCTGCGCTTTCCGCGGGGGTGCCGGTGAGCCTCCTCACCCTTCCCGTTGCGGGGTCTCTCCCTGGCGCCCACTCCCGCATGAGTCTTCGGGTACTCCGGCTTCTTCATCCTTCCACGAAAAGCCACAACCTTTGCGAAAACACCTTTCTTTTTTGTAAGAATGCGGGGCCGGCTGCTTTTTTACTGGCTTAATGCCTGTTGAACATACCCTCCCCATTTGGTGTACTCGGTGAGAAATCCGTCATGGCCGAAGATTGTATCAATTTCCAGATAACGGACATCGCCTCCCGCCTCAAGCCAGATCTCCTGCAGTCTTTTAATCTCTTCGGGAGGGTATAGTAAGTCTCCCTGGAAGGCCAGAAGCGTCACTCTTTTTTTATAGCGGGAAAGAAGATTTTCAAGTGACTGGTTACGGTCTCTTTCAATATCATGCTGGTCCATGGCCTTCAGTAAATATAAATAACTGTTGGCATCAAAGCGGGTTGTAAATTTGTCTCCCTGATAGCGGAGGTAGGACTCTACCTGATATGCCACTTCCGTATGGTCTTTTCCCCACGGCGCTTTACCTTCTCTATGAAAACGCTGGTTAAACAAATTTCCTGACCGGTACGTAATCATTCCTGTCATCCTCGCCAGTGAAAGTCCATTTACCGGCGGATCTGTTAACAGATACTTTCCGTCCTTCCACTTTGGGTCATCAGTAATAGCTTTTCTCGCAATGGCATTGTAGGCCATTCCGTAATCACTTAACGAAGGTGTGGCAGCCATGATAATAAGCTGTTCTGTTATATCCGGATAGGAAAGTCCCCATTCCAGAGCCTGCATCCCTCCAAGGGAGCCCCCGATTACCGCTTTGAGTTTTGTAATCCCCATTTGATCCAGTGCAAGCTTTTGGGCATGGACCATATCCCTCACACTTATGAAGGGGAAGTCTGACCTGTAAAGATCATCTGTTTTCGGGTTCACTGATACAGGCCCTGTAGATCCATTACAGCCTCCAATCACATTGAAGGTAATCACATCGTGTTCGTAAAGGTCGATATACCCTCCTTCATCAGCCAGTCCCCTCCACCATCCAGGATCCTCTTTGCTTCCTACAGTGTGCTGGTTCCCTGTGAGGGCGTGACAGATAAGCAGAGGTGCTCCGTTTTCTGCTCCTGCTCTCTCGTATGCGAGTGTGACATGTGTTAACGTTTCTCCCGACTCGAGCTGAAGTTCTGGAATAATCACTTCTCCAGTAAGAAAACGGGTCGTTCGTTTTTGATGGACCGACATGATGCACCTCCCTTTTAAGAATAGTCAAATTGGCAAATGAACAACTTTAAGTTTGATTCGTTGAGAGAAAATAAAAAGTCTCCCTGTCAAAGACAGAGAGACAAAAGCACATTGTCTCTCTCATCTTTACAAGGCATCTGCCTTGCTGGAATTGGCACCTTTTTCTGACGGATAACGTCACAACGGTTGCCGGGTTTCATCGGGCCAGTCCCTCCACCTCTCTGGATAAGAGAATCATGTAATTGTAGGTTTCTTAAACACCAACTATCCTGATCCGGATAGTTAATTAATTATTTTGAATACTAACACCTTTTAACCTGTCAGGTCAACAGCTGAGATAAATCTTTTCTGAAAAACAAAATTCCCCCGGTCATAAGCATGATCGAGGGAGAATAATACGTTTTGAAAACAACCGTAAATATGTTGTTCTAAACCATCTCTCATCTCTCAAAGCTTACCGCTTTGCAGGAATTAGCACCTTGCAGGCAGATCACTGCCATGCTGGTTGCCGGGCTTCATCGGGCCAGTCCCTCTGCCTCTCCGGATAAAAGTCTTTTTAGTTATGAAATTATCGTATGTGATTGTTTGAAATTGTAGCACCTATTTTTCCACTTGTCAAAACATTTCATCATTTCACACAAAATTGTGCGGGGTCAGACCCCGGGAGGTCAGACTGCAACACGTTTTTTCCAGAAGCCGAGCATAAGGGCTGTGACTGCTGTTCCTGCAAGAATTGCGAGTAAATACAGCGGCCAGTTTTCAACCAGGAGAATGACGAAGATTCCTCCGTGCGGGGCCTGGGTGGCTGTGCCGAATAACATGGCGAGACCCCCGGCCACTGCAGAACCCGTAATGATGGACGGAATGACTCTTCCCGGGTCTGCGGCTGCGAATGGAATCGCCCCTTCTGTAATGAAGGACGCACCGAGGACATAGTTTGATTTCCCTGCATCCTGTTCCTGCTTTGTGAATTTTGACTTAAAGAAAGTTGTGGCTACTGCAATTCCAAGGGGCGGAACCATCCCTGCTGCCATAATAGCCGCGTGAGGTGCGTAATTGCCCCCTTCAATCATGGCAATACCGAATGTGAACGCCGCTTTGTTAATAGGACCACCCATGTCTACTGCCATCATGGCACCGAGTAAAATTCCCATAAGAACAATATTTCCTGTTCCAAGACCACCCAGCCAGTTCTCAATCCCAACGGAAAGAGCGTTAAGAGGCGTAACGAGGAAATACATGATTAACCCTGTAAAGAAAACCCCGAACAAAGGAAGGATCAAGATGGTACGGATTCCATCCAGCGAAGGAGGAATGAATGCAAAGACACGTCTGAACAGCAGGACAAGATAACCCGCCAGGAATCCGGCAATAATACCACCCAAGAAGCCTGCTTCAAAGTTCACGGCCATCAAACCGCCCACCATACCTGCGGCAAACCCCGGACGGTCTGCAATGCTTCTTGCGATAAAGGCTGCAAGAACAGGAACCATCAGGAAGAAGCCGTACTCTGACCCAATCATGCTCAAGATATCACCGAACGGATGCGTTTCTTCAGCACCCGGCTCATTAAAGATAAATGAAAGCGCAATTAAAATACCACCAGCGACAACAAACGGAAGCATGTTGGATACACCATTCATCAAATGTCGGTAAAAGCCCGGCCGTTTATCCTGAGTGCCAGACTCTGCCTTTTTCCCACTGCCGTCTCCTTGAAAGATCGGAGTATTTCCGCTCACCGCTTTGTTCAAAAGATCCTCCGGTTTGCGGATGCCATCTTTAACCGGTGCATCCACAAGAGGTTTCCCGGCAAATCGTTCTTTTTCAATTTTTGTATCGGCAGCAATGATAACCCCTGCCGCCCTCTCAATATCACTGTCTGTAAGGCGGTTGCGGACACCGTCAGATCCGTTTGTCTCTACCTTAATATCAATCCCCAGTTCTTTCGCCTTGGCTTTTAATCCGTCTGCCGCCATATAGGTGTGGGCAATCCCTGTCGGGCACCCGGTTACAGCTACAACAAAGGGCTTTTCTGACGGCTCCTGTGTCTCCTGGTCTGCCGCTTCAGCTCCAAGCTTTTCGGTTTCTTTTTCATCAACCGCCCGGAGGATGCGGTCCACTGTATCCGCTTCCATTAATGTTTGACGAAAGTTCTCATCCATAAGCAAGGTCGATAGCCGCGACAGTGTCTGAAGATGTTCATTGTTGGCTCCTTCAGACGCTGCGATCATAAAAAACAGATGACTCTTTTGTCCGTCCAGTGCATCGTATTCAACTCCGGATGCCGATCGTCCAAAAGCGATAGCCGGTTCTTTTACTGCTTTCGTTTTAGCATGGGGAATGGCCACCCCTTCACCAATTCCTGTAGAACTCTGATTCTCACGATCGTGAATCGCTTGTTTGAAAGACTCCAAATCTGCCAATCTGCCAGCCTCGTTTAACTTTTGGGAGAGTTCATCAATCGCTCCATCTTTATTAATTGCAGTCAGGTCGAGGATAACCGTATCCTTTTTGAGCAAATCCGTAATTCTCATTTTTCTCACCTTCCCTTAAATGGATTGAACAGCGATCGATACCGCCAGTTCATCTGCCTGTTCTTTTGTACAGAACCCCTGTGAAAAAGCTGTTGCACTGCCAGCCGCTACACTATATTGAAAACAACCTTTAAGATCGACTTTATTGGCGTATGCATAAAGAAAGCCCGCTACCATGGAGTCCCCTGCCCCTACAGAATTAATGAGTTTTCCTTTTGGCGCCTTGGCTGTGAAACACTCATCCTTATTGATTAATAAGGCACCTTCTGCCCCCAGAGAGAGGAGGACATTTTCCGCACCGTCTTCTACAGCTTTTTTGCCGAGAGTGATCGCCGCATCCAAGTCATTAACCGGCTGATCATAAAGGGCGCTTAATTCGGCTTTGTTTGGCTTAATTAAAAAGGGATTTGCTTCGATCCCTTTCTTTAACGGCTCTCCACTCGTATCCAGAACCGTTTTAGCACCGCTCTTTAAAACCTGTTCAACTACTTCTTTGTAAAATTCAGCGGGTACACCGGCCGGTACACTTCCTGATAAGACAAGCAGGTCCTCCTCAGTCAGGTTGGAAAGCTTCTGTTTCAGCAGTGCAATTTCACCTTCTGAAATAACCGGCCCCTGACCGTTGATTTCCGTTTCTTCACCGGCTTTTATTTTAACGTTGATCCTGGTCAGACCCTCTGTAAAGATAAAATCCGAGTGTATTCCTTTCCGGCCAACTTCATTTTTTACAAATGACCCGGTAAACCCGGCGAGAAAACCCATAGCAGTTACCGGTTCTTTAAAGTTTGTGAGCACTTCCGCTACGTTAATCCCCTTACCACCGGAAACCAGATCACTCGAAACTGCTCTGTTCGTTTCACCCGGCTTTAGTTCAGGCAGCTGCATTAAATAATCAGCTGATGGGTTTAAAGTAATCGTATAAATCATGTTTCTTTCACCACCGTAATCGCTGTCTGTTCTTTCAGTTGCTCTACAATCATCTCATCAGCCTTATCTGAAGTAATGAGTGAAGCTTCCTTCAGGTCAGCCACCTTGGCGAACGTCACATCACCCATTTTCGTATGATCCGCCAGAATGTATGTGCTGGCTGCCCGGGCGATTGCCTGTTGTTTGATCAATGCTTCTTCAGGATCCGGAGTTGAATACCCCGTATGTTTATCCACTCCGTTAATACCGAGAAAAGCAAGATCAAATTGATAGGACTGAATGGATTGAAAGGCTCCGCTTCCGACGAAGGCCCGAGTTCCGCTTTTTACATATCCTCCGAGTACATACGTTTTTATATTGGCATCCACCAGGTCTGTAATAATGTTGAGACCGTTTGTGATTGCAACGATATCCTTACCCCGTAAGTGGGGAATCATTGCCTGTGTTGTTGAACCTGCATCAATGTAGATCGTATCTCCGTCTGATACAAGGCTTGCAGCTTCTTTTGCTATCCGTCGTTTTTCCTCCGAGTACTTTGTGCTCTTCTCCAAAAGTGATGGCTCATCTTTTCTTCTGGTGACAAGAGAGGCTCCCCCGTGAACACGCTTGATCTTCTTTTGCTGTTCGAGGTCTGTTAAATCTCTTCTTATTGTCGACTCCGAAGCGCCGGTAGCTTCAACAAGTTCAGCGAGTTTTACAACTTTGACTTCCTGCAGTCTCGCAAGAATTTCTTCATGCCTTTCAAACGTAAGCAAGTCACACCACTTCCTTTATTTTTTCTAACCTCAGTGTAACTGAAAGCACTTTCAAAATCAATCATATTCACTCAAAAACAATCATATTTTTGTAATTTAATAATTGAAACAATCAAAAACATCCAAAAACATTCTTCCCCTTACCATAATTTCACACAAAATCGTGCGGGGACAGACCCCCTGAATTTCCCTGAATTTATTTGAAAGCGCCTTCTGTTTTTGGAAAATAAACACTTTGACGATAGGGGTTTTAGGGTGTTGGGTTGGGTATGGGGCTGTGTTATACTTCAAAACGTCTTAAAACAAGGGAAAAAACAGGATTCACAATTAATAAAGGAGGTTTTCTCTCTATGGCTCGTCTTTTTGAAGGAATTCGTATAAAAAACATCGTTATTATTTTGCTTGGTACATTGCTTTTTGGTTTCGGGATTATTCATTTTAATTTGCAGAACGGACTTGCCCATGGAGGGTTTACCGGGATCACACTTCTAATCTATTATTTGTTCACGATTGAACCGTCCCTGACCAACCTGCTGCTCAATGTACCGTTATTTTTGATTGGCTATAAGCTGCTGGGCCGTGTAATGCTCATATACAGCATCATCGGAACGCTTGCCCTTTCAGGCTCTCTCCGTTTGTTCGAGCTTTATCCGGTCACGGAGATTCCGTTGCAAAATGATATGATCTTAGTTTCATTGTTTGCCGGTGTGTGTGTCGGTGCAGGCCTTGGTTTTATCTTCCGGGCAGGCGGCACAACAGGCGGTGCGGATATCCTTGCAAGGCTGGCAAACAAATATATAGGCATGAGCCTCGGACGTTTTATGTTTACATTTGACGCATTCGTTATCACAATCTCGATGATTCACTTAAATATGACACAGGCGATGTACACTCTTGTTACCGTGTTTGTAGCCAGCCGTGTAATCGACTTTATTATTGAAGGCGCAAGCGCAGCTAAATCAACTATGATTATCTCATCAAAAACAGAAGAGATCTCTGCAGAAGTGATTAAACGGATGTCCAGAGGATCCACTGTTCTCACAGGAAAAGGCAGTTTCACTCAGGATAATCGTGAAATTATGTACTGTGTAGTAAACCGTAATGAACTTATCCAGCTGAAAGCCATCATCGAAGAAATCGACCCTTATGCTTTCTTCTCCATCAATGATGTAAAGGAAGTATCAGGTGAAGGCTTTACGTTTGATCAGGCACAAAGACAAATCAAAGCAGACCAATCTTCAAAAGACGAAAAGTTCGTATCTGAAGATAAACTTGTCAGTCATTAAGAACAAAAGCGTAAGCGCCTTGGTCACGAGCGATAAAGAAAACTTGGCTTTTCGCCATGATGGCGAACTCCTTAGTTGCCCTTATGCTTTAGTACAAGCATTTCAGGCAGACCATCAGATTGAAGCTGCTATGCAGGCTTCAGATGATGGAATGAAATGACCTCTAGCTCGCAGGCGCTGGAGCTGGACGTGGAAAAGTTTCATCATAAAGTTATCCACATTTTAGAGATGTATAAATTCTTAAACAATAAAGACCAAGCCCCGGAAAGTCACTAAAGACTCCCGGGGCTTTATGAAGTCACTGAAAAAGTTCGGTCTTTAACTTTTTCAGTGACTTCTAAGCAATGAGCGTAACGGTTGCATCTTTCAAAAGCCTGATACGAGTGGCTTCTCGTAACAGGCGCGCAACCGGGTGGAGCCATTGCCATTCAAATAAAAGGTACTGAAAAAGTTGTTTTGTACTTTTTCAGTGGCCTCCTTTATGTCGTGTAAACTTTATTTTTTATTAGTGATTTTCAACCCGCCCGGTTCAGCATATAATCAAAGTACAGAAGTTCATATCCTTGAGAGGGGCGACCAATGATGGTTCGTAGTATTTATTTGTACGCAGTAATGCTGGTCACGTTAATAATGATGATTGGCGGAAGCGTAGCTGCAATCATGAGTTTAAGCGATTATTTTGTACCTTCTCCTTATTATGAATCTTACGCGAACTACATTTCCATGCACGAACACAACGTCAAAGAAGGATTCTCTGAAAAAATGTCTGAAGAAGAACTCCGCAGTAAATACGAAATGGAAAGAAATGATCACCATGAAATGCAAAAAAACTACGCTTTAAACAGCTTTTTTAAAAGTCTGGCATGGATCTTTATACCGCTCCCTGTCTTTCTGGTCGCAATCAGCCGTCTCAGAAAAAACAAACCCGCCTCCTAAAAGGCGGGTTTGTTTTTTTGACTCATGAAATAAGTACTACCTGCTTTTTACAAGCATCTTGATTGCTTCTTCTATGACTTCTTCACGTTCTGCATCCGTCTCAGTGTTTTCCCGCAGGCATTGTTCAAGGTTTTTGGCAACGATATAAGCTGTTGCACGGTCTACCGCTGTCCTTACTGCAGTCATCTGGGTAATGATATCCTTGCAGTCTTTCTCCTGCTCCATCATACGGAGAATCCCCCGCATCTGACCTTCCACTCTCTTCAACCGGTTCTTCATGTCATCTGAATACTTCATATCTCAACCACCTCAATCATTCCCTTTATATGTAACCTGATCAGTCTAATTAACCAGTATAATATAATCATATTATATGTATTTCCTTTTTCAAGGAAAAGAAATCCTGTTTTTATTCTTCTTTATAATATATAAGATAGACCTGCATATCAATGAGGATATTCTTGTATGAAGATGGTGGTATGCGATCTAAATTATGTGAAATTACCCCACATTCTCAAAAATATACAGGTGACTGTGTGAAAAAGTAGAAAATGGTAAATCTCTATTGTTTATCTTAAAAAGCCGGTGTAGTATTTGCTTAGCAAGTAAACAAAACATATCAGGGGGAATTTCAAATGAAAAAATACTTAAAACTTACACTCGCAAGCGTATTGGCTCTTAGCGTACTGGCAGCATGTGGAGACGCTGAAGACACTGACACTGAAGTAGAAGACACTGATGGTGTTGAAGAAACTGAAGTAGACGATGCTGAAGAAACTGATCTTGAAGACGACGCTGAAGGTGAAGATGACCTAGACGCTGAAGAAGACGACGTTGAAGGCGAAGACGATCTAGACGCTGAAGAAGACGAAGAAGAAGCTGACGAGTAAGAGAAATCATGAAAGAACCCGGAAATGATCCGGGTTCTTTTTTATGTATTTGTTAGAGTTAAATTTTAACTCGGCAATTACATCAGACTTCTACATACCATTCTCTTCCCACGGCAATGCCCGCAATCCTTCTGCCCTTTCTCCTTCACTGCTCTTAAAGCTGTTTTTCATCTGATTTATCTTTTTTTTCATTATGATAAAGCTGCTTATAATACTCCCGCTCAAGTTTATAGATCTGCCGTCTTACTGCATTCCAGTCTTCATTTGTCAGCGGTGTATTGCGAAGGCGGTCAGAAATCTCTGTGATGCTTTCCGAAGTTACTTCTTCTCCATCATCGAACTTCCTCTTCAGCTCCCGAATGTCATCCTCCATATCCTGGATCGTGTCATCCCATGAAAAGTAAAGATTCGCAGGCTCCAGTTCCTCCGACAGCGTATGTTTTATATAATACACCTGTTTCCTGGGACCGATCATGGATATATCCGTGGCGTGAAGGGTAATTTCAACTTCTTTTCCTTCAACCTCAACTGTAATGTACTTCATTTTCTTTGATAATTCCCGGTTATAGATACGCTCGAGCACATAAGACAGCGTAATGAAACACGTCCAGATAAACTTGTTTGGCGAGTGGACCTCTGACTTAATATTATGCTTGTCCAAAATTGACTGAATATCTTCCAGGACATCTTCGTACTTCCCTTTTCTAATCATTATGGCAAACTGGGCCTGCTCATGAAATTTCAAAAAGTTCGGGATTTTTATGATCGGAATGACAATTACAAGAAGTGTTGAAAGCAGCCCTAAAGTAAAAGCATAAGGATAGCCCATCAGGACCTGTTTTACCAGCATCTTGTCTTCACTTCGATTTTCCATCCTTGTAGAGATAAAGCCGACTACAAGTGGGAGGATGATAAAGATGGCAATGGATGTGATTCTCACGATCGTATCATCGTCCGGGACAAACGGAATAAACATCTCAGCCAGATCAGGAAAAAGAACGGATAAGAATACATACAGCCAATACAACGACAATAGCCCCATAAGACTGACTTTTGAATTATCCTTCGATGGAATACGGCCGAAAAAAGTGAGTGTAGCCATGCTGAATACTTTACTGAGAAGCTTTGCGAATCCTGTAATAATAATTCTGAAATACGGCATAACCTTCACCTTTTCTCTTGTGATATCTTCCTGACTACTCCCTGCCCCGTTCTTTTACCAAAGCCCCTTTTCTTCTATACCAGCGATAGACCAGGTAAATGACCGCGGCAGCAGCAAGAATACTGTAAATCATCCATTGGGCATTCTGAAACCAATCTGCCATTTTTTCGAGGTTCCCCAGTGAGCCTAGATAAAACATTAAAAAGGCCAGGGGAAAGAACCCCAGGAATGTAAATACGCCAAACGAAACTGGACGGATTTTACTAAAACCTGCGATATAGGCAATATACCCCATGCCAAGCACACGTCCCACTGCAATCATCCACTCGCCGTAATCCTGTATCCACTTCTCAGCCGTTTTTACTTTGTTTTTGGAAACCTTCTTCCTGATGAAAGGTTCATATTTAATACTTAAAAAGTACGGAATATAGCTGAACGCAACGTAAACTGCAGAACTCCCTAAAGAAAGAAGAACCATTTCGGTGAGCGTAGGATCTAAAATATAACCATATACAAGAACAAACAGCGCTGCGGGGAATGGGATTGAAACAGCCTCGATTACAATACCAACCATTAATCCTGCAATACCAATGTTCCTTAACACTTCAAGTATCATCTCAATCATTGTATCCCCTCCGCATACGCTACTACTTTATTTAAATTACCCTGTTTCCTTGACTTAAAACAGAAGAGCTGTGACCGCCTGGGCGTTTATCACATATAGTAATCATGAGAAGGAGGAACAAGACGATGAATCAAACCACAGAGACAGTAAGGCTCGGTGCCTTGATATCCACCTCACAGAAAAAGATACTAAAACAAAAAATGAAATTGGATAAACGTTACAGCTTTCTTGCTGCATTGGCAGCTGAAGCATCTGAAAGCCCGAACCTGACATTGTACTTTTTTTCACCCGAGGATGTCGATGTGACAAGCGGAGATATTCATAAAGCCCTGTACTGGGATAGAGAGAACAATAAGTGGTATGAATGCTCCGCTCCGTCACCAGAAGTAGTGTATGAGAGAATTTATGTCAAAAATGAGCTCGTCGACCGCGTTCGAACTTTTTTCTCTGACAACAACGTTCCTTTTATTAATGCCCGGGCTAACTTCAACAAACTCATATGTCACCAAAAACTGTCTGAAGACGTAAAAACCTCTCCTTACTTACCACCTGCAATTGAAGTCCGGAAAATAGAAGATATCCACCGTTTTCTTAAGGTACATGACGTTATTTATCTGAAAAAAGTCATCAGCAGTCTGGGAAAAGGTGTTATCAAGCTGGAGAAAACAGCTGAAAACTCGATAAAATACAGTTACTATAAAAGCCGCCTCCGGACACAGACGGTCAAAAGCATCTATGACTTAAAACCGGTCCTGCACCGCTTTTTTCATAATAAAACCTACATTGCACAGAGAGGCATCCCACTCATCAAAATTGGTGATCAGAGCATTGACTTCCGGGCTGAAGTTCAAAGAGGCAAAAACGGAATCATTATCAGCGGTGTATGTGCAAGGGCAGGGTTAAAAAATTCTCCGATCACCGTTCATTCCACCGCCATGCCATATGAGTTGTTCCTGAAAGAGCACCTTCATTATTCCGAGCAGAACATCAAAAACACAGTACTGAAGGTTGAAGAGTTTCTCACCACCATTTACTCCTCACTGGAGGATGCGTATGGTCCTTTTGGAGAAATCGGGATTGACTTTGGTATCGATACGAATAGGGACATCTGGTTCATAGAAGCAAACTCCAAAAGCGCCAAAGTCTCCTTCGAAAAATCCTACGGAGATGCAGGCCTGAGAGAGAATGCTTTCCATCTCCTCGAATATGCCGAATCGTTGCACCAAAAGGAGCCTGCTCAGGAAGGATGATTACCCCTTCCGGGCAGGCTCTGCTTTAATGAAGTAATGTTTTCATAGCCCAAAAGTATATTTTCATTTAACTAAGAAAGTGTCACCACATTTTATATAACAAGCAAATAACCCGTTTAGACAAAAGGTAATAGGGAAACAGTACCAATAGTGATAAAATTATGTACTATTTCCCTTTAGTCAAATCTATAATTGAAGTAACTGGATTACCCGGAAAGTGAGGGATCGCTGTGTTTGTTAAAAGAGAGGTACACGAGCGTTCAAATCGTAAGAATACCATGTTGGAGCAACTGTTTCCTGAGAGTTTTATGAGAAAGTATACTGACTATCGTGACTTTGATGAAATGGTTGAGGCCAGTAATATCTGCCTTGCTTCCGGTAAAGCGCAGCGGGAGATTGAAACCTGCCGTATATGGTCACAGTTTGTCAGAGAGCACACATCTTTTTCCGGCTGGCGGGAAATGAGAAAAACAGCAGCAGAACATTACAGCTACCCTTCAAAAATTCAAGCACCTCACCAAAAAATCTATTGAATATAAAGGATCCACGACCAGAAGCCGGGATCCTTTTTATTATGCTGTTTTTTAAAGATAGCATGTCACTCACCCAGTTTAAGTCGAAGAAGGCGGTCATCACCCGGTCCCGGATTGCCTCTCCCGTCTGTATTGTTAGTAATCAGATACAGACTGTCACCTACTGCGAAAACGTCACGGATCCGCCCCTCCCCTTCAAACAATACTGTCAGCTCCATGGTCTCTTCATTCAGCTGGAACAGGCTTTCACCTCTAAGTCCCGCAACGACTAAAGTCCCTTCCCAATTTTCAATTCCTGACGGTGCCCAGGTATCATCACCGGAATGAACGAGCGGTGTTTCCATCCCCTCTTCTTCTTCATCCCCTTTAATTACCGGCCATCCGTAATTAAGTCCCGGTTCGATAATATTGATCTCGTCGTGG
This DNA window, taken from Alteribacter keqinensis, encodes the following:
- a CDS encoding YheC/YheD family protein is translated as MNQTTETVRLGALISTSQKKILKQKMKLDKRYSFLAALAAEASESPNLTLYFFSPEDVDVTSGDIHKALYWDRENNKWYECSAPSPEVVYERIYVKNELVDRVRTFFSDNNVPFINARANFNKLICHQKLSEDVKTSPYLPPAIEVRKIEDIHRFLKVHDVIYLKKVISSLGKGVIKLEKTAENSIKYSYYKSRLRTQTVKSIYDLKPVLHRFFHNKTYIAQRGIPLIKIGDQSIDFRAEVQRGKNGIIISGVCARAGLKNSPITVHSTAMPYELFLKEHLHYSEQNIKNTVLKVEEFLTTIYSSLEDAYGPFGEIGIDFGIDTNRDIWFIEANSKSAKVSFEKSYGDAGLRENAFHLLEYAESLHQKEPAQEG